The Vigna radiata var. radiata cultivar VC1973A unplaced genomic scaffold, Vradiata_ver6 scaffold_365, whole genome shotgun sequence genome includes a region encoding these proteins:
- the LOC106779561 gene encoding heme-binding protein 2, protein METAMLHFLYYLFIAVCWCSGNILQAIELPNYTVILSQSDFQIRLYNESTWVSARVSGTSFDQSYRNGFQRLYQYIHGANSNSSKIAFTAPALTSVPSSSSPSGNAYIVRIFISTRFHGKPPLPNPELKLWIEKWKSRCIAVRKFSGYANDHNINKEIEALVTTLNKQSITIQDTTSYIIANYNASSHNTTQRLNEVWINVSGIGTQC, encoded by the exons ATGGAAACAGCAATGCTGCACTTTCTTTACTATTTGTTCATAGCAGTTTGTTGGTGCAGTGGTAACATACTGCAGGCTATTGAATTACCCAACTACACGGTCATACTCTCTCAATCAGATTTTCAGATTAGACTCTACAATGAATCCACGTGGGTATCAGCCCGTGTCTCTGGAACTTCCTTTGACCAGTCCTACAGAAATGGATTTCAAAG GTTGTACCAGTATATCCATGGCGCGAACTCGAATTCTTCAAAAATTGCATTTACTGCTCCAGCCTTAACGAGTGTGCCGTCTTCATCGTCACCCTCTGGGAATGCCTATATTGTAAGAATATTCATATCAACTCGCTTTCATGGGAAACCTCCGCTGCCCAATCCTGAACTGAAGCTGTGGATAGAGAAGTGGAAAAGTCGGTGCATAGCAGTTAGGAAGTTCAGTGGGTATGCGAATGATCATAATATTAACAAAGAAATCGAAGCTCTTGTAACTACCCTAAACAAGCAATCCATAACAATACAAGATACCACCTCCTATATCATTGCCAACTACAATGCTTCCTCTCATAATACTACTCAACGCTTAAATGAAGTGTGGATAAATGTGTCGGGAATTGGGACGCAGTGCTGA